A section of the Pochonia chlamydosporia 170 chromosome 2, whole genome shotgun sequence genome encodes:
- a CDS encoding CFEM domain-containing protein, protein MKLFYIFLLPIAGLAVGQDISLPSCAGTCIVSAIAKTGCSSADLACFCSGDGLVKLKAALTPCLISSCSASDLVKAEASFNSTCAGVVGSPASASSSSIASSTTIQSSSSSQAPATSSSSSSSSSSQAAVVQTTSPSPSTSDATSSQTSSPNTETNTPSPTPTPASGGSGLSTGAIAGIVVGILAVIGLLLGAFLLYRRRRQAPKTAQGGSNLLMEEEKGFGQIVPGHNELAGASTIVPPITDDKTFGATKEEKGNPVEIGPVERGPGELEGEVAHEIDSNGRQNLEPVEAEAAMPAEIDSHPREQLSALELPANIPAVMPESSRIPHTETQGIQETGGHSNEAATGSEAQHASELEELRRKEAELEKERQYIQRIQEIEAEKAHLRKRMAELNK, encoded by the exons ATGAAGTTATTCTACATATTCTTGCTTCCTATAGCAGGCCTCGCCGTCGGCCAGGACATCAGTCTTCCCTCATGTGCG GGCACATGTATTGTGAGCGCGATTGCGAAAACTGGCTGCTCCAGCGCCGACCTCGCCTGTTTTTGCTCAGGCGATGGGCTTGTCAAATTAAAAGCAGCACTTACACCATGCTTGATTAGCAGCTGCAGCGCAAGTGATCTCGTCAAAGCGGAAGCCTCATTCAACAGCACATGtgctggagttgttggctCTCCTGCCTCTGCAAGTTCCTCTAGTATCGCTTCCAGTACCACGATTCAATCATCGAGTAGCTCTCAAGCGCCAGCGACGAGCTCgagttccagttccagttcaTCCTCGCAAGCCGCCGTCGTTCAGACAACATCACCCTCTCCGTCTACGTCCGATGCGACATCTTCACAAACCTCAAGCCCGAATACCGAGACAAATACCCCCTCTCcgactccaacaccagcatccGGGGGCTCAGGCTTGTCAACGGGCGCCATAGCGGGAATTGTAGTTGGTATTTTGGCAGTTATTGGGCTACTATTGGGAGCATTTTTGCTCTACAGACGGAGACGGCAGGCCCCAAAAACAGCCCAAGGAGGCTCAAACTTACtgatggaggaagaaaagggATTTGGGCAGATTGTACCCGGGCATAATGAGCTCGCTGGTGCTTCGACGATAGTCCCTCCGATTACAGACGACAAAACTTTCGGTGCGaccaaagaagagaagggtAATCCAGTGGAGATTGGTCCTGTGGAACGGGGTCCTGGAGAGCTTGAAGGGGAAGTCGCACACGAGATTGATTCAAACGGCAGACAAAACCTTGAGCCTGTTGAGGCTGAAGCTGCTATGCCGGCGGAGATTGACTCCCACCCCAGAGAGCAATTGAGTGCGCTAGAATTACCGGCAAACATTCCAGCTGTTATGCCTGAGTCTTCTCGGATCCCTCACACCGAGACACAAGGAATTCAAGAGACGGGCGGCCATTCGAACGAGGCTGCTACAGGTTCAGAGGCCCAGCACGCATCAGAGCTAGAGGAGCTTCGAAGAAAGGAGGCCGAGTTAGAGAAGGAGAGACAGTACATTCAACGAATACAAGAGATTGAAGCAGAGAAGGCACATCTACGGAAAAGAATGGCAGAGCTGAACAAGTAA
- a CDS encoding myosin-cross-reactive antigen family protein (similar to Metarhizium robertsii ARSEF 23 XP_007817382.2) → MLSSVQLRLWGPGAAGLPSWPAIIAVVIVVYISICSFLRFRQLSKIRSRHKFPDRAACSRMTGTDAQAIIESAYTYEFPLFFGLSLTYALFKTFAIEDIAKLLNSSSDLGKVRNTSKRFEDTGILFACFMLFPPTSPQLQEAVARMNFLHSPYIKSGKIQNQDLLYVLYTSMVEPVRFIRLYEWRHLTEMEIAAQGTLWKHIGDMMGIDYMEQLGRNTWMDGIEFMEDVEQWARGYEKNRLQPSPSSQRLAQVQLDMVLSIFPTVMQPLMCQMGLAIMGERMRHAFSLPEPGLGVSALTFTLMWLRWVLIRFLLPPRLFALRYVSKPDTKTGLMHSTHYIKEPWYNEPTFWARWGPMSWITRAVGGMLPGDGGAEMKPDGFVFEDIGPPNRMGKGVNEGKQMAAAVREAAAVNGGCPFTM, encoded by the exons ATGCTTAGCTCTGTTCAACTGCGTCTATGGGGACCTGGTGCTGCCGGCCTCCCAAGCTGGCCTGCGATCATagccgtcgtcatcgtcgtttACATCTCCATTTGTTCTTTTCTACGCTTCCGACAACTATCAAAGATACGATCACGTCATAAATTTCCTGATCGTGCAGCATGCAGTCGCATGACGGGCACAGATGCCCAAGCAATAATCGAAAGCGCCTATACTTATGAGTTTCCTTTATTCTTCggcttgtccttgacttACGCCCTATTTAAG ACATTTGCCATTGAAGATATTGCGAAGCTACTCAACTCGTCAAGTGATCTTGGCAAAGTTCGCAACACGTCGAAACG ATTTGAAGACACTGGCATTCTATTTGCATG TTTCATGCTGTTTCCCCCAACTTCACCTCAGCTCCAAGAGGCCGTCGCACGAATGAACTTTTTGCACTCGCCATACATAAAGTCCGGAAAGATACAGAATCAAGATTTACTATACGTCCTTTACACATCTATGGTGGAGCCAGTGCGATTCATACGACTTTACGAGTGGCGACACCTTACAGAGATGGAGATCGCTGCCCAGGGAACACTCTGGAAACACATTGGCGACATGATGGGTATTGACTACATGGAGCAACTAGGCCGAAACacttggatggatgggataGAGTTTAtggaagatgttgaacaGTGGGCTAGGGGATACGAAAAGAATCGCCTCCAGCCCTCTCCGTCAAGTCAGCGCCTTGCTCAAGTGCAACTGGACATGGTACTGTCGATATTTCCAACAGTCATGCAGCCTCTTATGTGTCAAATGGGCCTGGCTATTATGGGAGAAAGAATGCGCCATGCTTTCAG TCTACCAGAACCGGGATTGGGCGTTTCAGCGCTTACTTTCACACTAATGTGGTTGCGATGGGTATTGATTcgtttccttcttcctccgcgCTTATTCGCTCTTAGATATGTTTCTAAGCCTGATACCAAGACTGGCCTGATGCACAGCACGCACTACATCAAGGAGCCATGGTATAATGAACCAACGTTTTGGGCCAGATGGGGACCAATGTCCTGGATTACAAGGGCAGTGGGCGGCATGTTGCCcggcgatggtggtgctgagaTGAAGCCAGATGGTTTTGTGTTTGAAGATATTGGTCCTCCGAACAGGATGGGAAAGGGCGTGAATGAAGGCAAACAGATGGCTGCTGCGGTTCGAGAAGCGGCTGCTGTGAATGGTGGCTGTCCATTCACCATGTAA
- a CDS encoding transesterase (LovD) (similar to Neosartorya fischeri NRRL 181 XP_001266444.1), with translation MASDIETSFEAAIASGKINGAVICATDAGGNFVYNKALGERTLLSGEKRPQQLDDVLFLASATKLIASIASLQCVEDGLLTLDGDLSTIAPELGAKQVLKGFSEDDETPILEPAERPITLEMLLTHSAGTAYDFLAPPIGKWREKFSPPTFDQQKTVEDLFVYPLAHQPGAGWMYGPGLDWAGRIVERVTGRTLGEHVLERILAPLGSKDAQFYPVTREDLRTRLVDLNPDDTEAVGLAVLGGRGDMNLRGKGDFGGHGLFMPAIDYAKVLQSLLANDGKLLKPETVDNMFQDHLAPEATPGHQAALAGPGGIFFRIGVDADTKMGYGLGGLLTLEDVDGWFGSHTLSWGGGMTLTWFIDRKNDLCGVVAVQAALPLDMPLVTELKQVFRKDIYRKYAAWKEEQKS, from the coding sequence ATGGCCAGCGACATTGAAACCAGCTTTGAAGCGGCCATTGCCTCTGGCAAGATCAATGGAGCTGTCATTTGCGCCACTGATGCAGGAGGGAATTTCGTTTACAACAAGGCTCTTGGTGAGCGCACTCTTCTCTCCGGAGAGAAACGCCCACAACAGTTGGACGACGTTCTTTTCCTGGCTTCCGCCACCAAGTTGATTGCCTCAATTGCCAGCCTACAAtgtgttgaagatggtctCCTGACTCTCGACGGCGACCTGTCCACCATTGCACCTGAGCTCGGGGCCAAACAGGTCCTCAAAGGGTTctctgaagatgatgagacgCCCATTCTCGAGCCAGCAGAGCGTCCCATAACTCTAGAGATGTTGCTCACTCACAGCGCCGGGACTGCATACGACTTCTTAGCCCCTCCGATCGGGAAGTGGCGAGAGAAGTTCTCTCCTCCAACGTTTGACCAGCAGAAGACCGTAGAAGATCTCTTCGTTTACCCGCTCGCTCATCAACCAGGCGCGGGATGGATGTATGGACCTGGCCTGGATTGGGCTGGTCGTATTGTTGAACGAGTGACGGGCCGCACATTGGGCGAGCATGTCCTTGAGCGCATCTTGGCACCACTTGGTTCAAAAGATGCCCAATTCTACCCCGTTACTCGCGAAGACCTGCGAACTCGGCTTGTTGATCTCAACCCCGATGATACCGAGGCTGTTGGCCTTGCTGTCTTAGGCGGTCGCGGCGACATGAACTTGCGTGGAAAGGGAGACTTTGGCGGGCATGGACTCTTCATGCCGGCTATCGACTACGCCAAGGTTTTGCAGTCCCTGCTTGCTAACGATGGAAAGTTACTGAAACCCGAAACGGTGGACAATATGTTCCAAGACCATCTTGCACCCGAGGCGACGCCTGGCCATCAAGCCGCGCTGGCTGGTCCGGGAGGTATTTTCTTCCGAATTGGCGTTGATGCTGATACGAAAATGGGCTATGGACTTGGGGGGCTTCTCActttggaggatgtggatggTTGGTTTGGCTCTCATACGCTTTCGTGGGGTGGTGGAATGACTCTGACGTGGTTTATTGATCGTAAAAATGATTTGTGTGGCGTGGTGGCCGTTCAAGCTGCGTTGCCTCTGGATATGCCGTTGGTGACGGAGCTGAAGCAAGTATTTAGGAAGGACATCTATCGCAAATATGCTGCCTGGAAAGAGGAACAGAAGTCATAA
- a CDS encoding FAD binding domain-containing protein (similar to Colletotrichum gloeosporioides Nara gc5 XP_007275240.1), translating into MSQLEPIIIIGGGPVGLATALAFEKAGIDFVLLEKKDNVAVGEGGDLVLLPPALRALSQLGVLEDIRKASTRLRSLSRVDHKGRDIGEMNWFINYRKRFGQYPLLVPRTKLSEILFNHLSKHSKRKVYLNKKVTNLELHPGGFVRVTCRDNTTYTGGMVIGADGVDSRVREEMRKLALDAACKKKLRCGPLAFVNKERPFKSRYNALWMAFPPSICDTLRAGDAFEVHGKNIAVQLFVGRDRATLTAYKKNDLPKKEKILFDENYIESFVDSCSDLVIVPGEKLTLQTAFDNCIESGMTSMPEGVLKHWGYGKIVLAGDAAHQVTPSIGSGVNHGIFDVVALVNELRKVLAEHDTTPAKMGGMSQQDDELADALRTYQHQRIPVVKECGRVSGKVTGLSVTSSPLSRIVHRMLSWDAVQNYLWRKSASMMAKCPRFNFIKTKEPFRTVATASSLISHRSEYPNDGSRVSLLYNTYERLF; encoded by the exons ATGTCACAACTCGAACCGATAATCATCATTGGCGGCGGTCCAGTCGGACTCGCTACAGCCCTTGCGTTTGAAAAGGCAGGTATTGACTTCGTGCTTCTGGAAAAAAAGGACAATGTTGCGGTAGGAGAAGGGGGTGACTTGGTTCTCTTGCCTCCAGCTCTACGCGCGTTGTCACAGCTTGGGGTTCTTGAGGACATTCGAAAAGCTAGTACTCGACTGCGCTCATTGTCTCGCGTAGACCATAAGGGGCGAGATATCGGAGAGATGAACTGGTTTATAAACTACCGAAAAAG GTTCGGACAATATCCCCTGCTCGTACCACGAACGAAGCTTTCGGAAATCCTGTTCAACCATCTTTCGAAACATTCCAAAAGGAAAGTGTATTTGAATAAGAAGGTCACGAATTTAGAACTCCATCCTGGTGGCTTCGTCAGGGTGACTTGTCGTGACAATACGACATATACTGGTGGCATGGTTATCGGCGCAGACGGCGTTGACAGCAGAGTGCGCGAAGAAATGCGAAAACTCGCCCTTGATGCAGCATGCAAGAAAAAGTTACGCTGCGGTCCCCTTGCTTTTGTAAACAAGGAACGCCCATTCAAGTCGAGATACAATGCGCTTTGGATGGCCTTCCCCCCCAGTATCTGTGACACCTTGCGAGCCGGAGATGCATTTGAGGTGCATGGTAAAAATATCGCGGTGCAACTTTTTGTTGGAAGAGACAGAGCTACCCTTACAGCATACAAGAAGAACGACTTACCGAAAAAGGAGAAAATCTTGTTCGATGAAAACTATATCGAATCCTTTGTCGACAGTTGCAGTGATTTAGTTATTGTTCCGGGGGAAAAGCTCACGCTGCAAACAGCATTCGACAACTGTATCGAGTCCGGAATGACCAGCATGCCAGAGGGCGTCCTCAAGCACTGGGGTTACGGAAAGATTGTGCTGGCAGGCGATGCAGCCCACCAGGTCACACCTAGTATTGGTTCAGGAGTGAACCACGGCATCTTTGATGTCGTTGCCCTTGTGAACGAGCTGCGGAAAGTGCTTGCAGAACATGACACAACGCCGGCGAAGATGGGTGGAATGAGCCAACAGGACGACGAGCTGGCCGACGCGCTTCGAACCTACCAGCATCAGCGTATTCCAGTTGTCAAAGAATGCGGTCGTGTGTCTGGTAAGGTGACTGGCTTGTCTGTTACGTCGAGCCCATTGTCTAGGATTGTGCATAGGATGTTGTCGTGGGATGCGGTTCAAAACTACTTGTGGCGTAAGAGTGCCTCGATGATGGCGAAATGCCCAAGGTTCAACTTTATCAAGACGAAAGAGCCGTTCAGGACTGtggcaacagcatcatcgtTAATCAGTCATCGGTCTGAGTATCCGAATGACGGGAGCCGTGTAAGTTTGTTGTACAACACTTACGAAAGACTTTTTTGA